In the Naumovozyma dairenensis CBS 421 chromosome 4, complete genome genome, one interval contains:
- the ENT2 gene encoding epsin (similar to Saccharomyces cerevisiae ENT1 (YDL161W) and ENT2 (YLR206W); ancestral locus Anc_7.342) — MSKQFVRSAKNMMKGYSTTQVLVRDATSNDSSNPSFEILYEISKRSFDSVDFFEIMDMLDKRLNDKGKYWKHIAKSLTVLDYLVRFGSENCVLWCKQNLYIIKTLKEFKLEDDNVDESSIIRVKAKELTALLQDDERLKEERSINLKNNRRSERKNRSRRGTNATRRGTKSDEDLQKALEESRITAEEDERRRRELAQYDNQDTDYQTALQLSKEEEELKKLQELQRLQQLQQQQQQQMQFQQQPQQQEQVYYDIFGNPISPEEYLQFQQQQQAFAQQQALQQQHLEQQRLAEEQYRLLQQQQQQQQQQAYTQQQQSLQPLPTGSNNPFALNATINTSPIRPAEQQPQPQFTAPQQQQQPLQQPLKQTRTGNQSISDKYNELNNLLASGTGIDTFGNTGDQRIPAQHTQTGTFINSQGTGYKQIVNDPVKKNPFLNNQYTGLPSSNIVPSHTGYGFGNGPQQGQGQAPPPQQQQQQSQQSFSLIDL; from the coding sequence ATGTCTAAACAGTTTGTTCGTTCTGCAAAGAACATGATGAAAGGTTACTCAACCACTCAAGTCCTTGTCAGAGACGCTACATCCAATGATTCCAGTAACCCTAGTTTTGAAATCCTTTATGAAATTAGTAAAAGATCCTTTGATTCAGTGGATTTCTTCGAAATTATGGATATGCTTGACAAAAGATTGAATGACAAGGGTAAATATTGGAAACATATCGCTAAATCATTGACTGTATTGGATTATTTAGTTAGATTTGGTTCAGAAAATTGTGTTCTTTGGTGTAAACAAAATTTGTACATTATTAAAACTTTAAAGGAGTttaaattagaagatgataacGTGGATGAAAGTTCCATTATTAGAGTTAAAGCAAAGGAATTGACGGCGTTATTGCAAGATGACGAAAGATTGAAAGAGGAAAGAAgtattaatttgaaaaataacaGAAGAagtgaaagaaaaaatagaagTAGAAGAGGTACTAATGCCACAAGGAGAGGTACAAAAtcagatgaagatttacaaaaagCTTTAGAGGAAAGTAGAATAACtgctgaagaagatgaacGTCGTAGAAGAGAATTGGCTCAATATGATAATCAAGATACTGATTATCAAACTGCTTTACAATTAagtaaagaagaagaagaattgaaaaaattacaagaattacaaagattacaacaattacaacagcaacaacaacaacaaatgcaatttcaacaacaaccacaacaacaagaacaagtaTATTATGATATCTTTGGTAATCCAATTTCTCctgaagaatatttacaatttcaacaacaacaacaagctTTTGCTCAACAACAAGCtttacaacaacagcatTTGGAACAACAAAGATTAGCTGAAGAACAATATAGACTCTtgcaacagcaacagcaacagcaacagcaacaagCTTATactcaacaacaacaatccTTGCAACCTTTACCAACGGGCTCCAATAATCCATTTGCATTAAATGCCACAATCAACACTTCACCAATACGTCCAGCGGaacaacaaccacaacCACAATTCACGGCACctcaacagcaacaacaaccacTACAACAACCATTAAAGCAAACGAGAACAGGGAACCAATCTATTTCAGACAAATACAATGAATTAAACAACTTATTAGCCTCAGGGACAGGAATCGATACATTCGGTAACACAGGTGATCAACGTATCCCAGCACAACATACTCAAACTGGTACATTCATTAATTCTCAAGGAACAGGATATAAACAAATTGTTAATGATCCTGTCAAGAAGAATCCATTCTTGAATAATCAATATACAGGCTTACCAAGTTCAAATATTGTCCCATCTCATACTGGCTACGGATTCGGTAATGGTCCTCAACAAGGGCAAGGACAAGCACCACCgccacaacaacaacaacaacaatccCAACAAAGTTTTAGTTTGATCGATTTGTAA
- the NDAI0D00580 gene encoding uncharacterized protein (similar to Saccharomyces cerevisiae ERV2 (YPR037C); ancestral locus Anc_7.456): MVMIHLNKKHIRLVVGIITMVTIFVLITRYSEELQGQINNISSSTSNSSGNNEKERDPEAEAKHKKMMEETIMPSMTDTKAKKELGNASWKYFHTLLARFPENPTDEERSKLKSFIQLYAELYPCGECSYHFVKLLDKHPVQTSSRLAAATWGCHMHNIVNQFLKKKQYDCSKILEDYDCGCGGGPKQK; the protein is encoded by the coding sequence ATGGTAATGATACATTTGAACAAGAAACATATCCGTTTAGTAGTGGGGATAATTACGATGGTAACTATATTTGTATTGATTACAAGATATTCAGAGGAATTACAAGgacaaataaataatataagtTCAAGTACAAGTAATAGTAGTGGTAATAACGAGAAGGAAAGAGATCCAGAAGCAGAAGCTAAACACAAAAAGATGATGGAAGAAACCATAATGCCATCTATGACTGATACAAAagcaaagaaagaattagGTAATGCATCATGGAAATATTTCCATACTTTATTGGCTAGATTTCCAGAGAATCCTACAGATGAGGAAAGatcaaaattaaaatcatttatACAATTATATGCAGAGCTATATCCTTGTGGGGAATGTTCGTATCATTTtgttaaattattagataagCATCCTGTTCAAACTTCCAGCAGGTTGGCTGCTGCAACTTGGGGGTGTCATATGCATAATATTgttaatcaatttttgaaaaagaaacaatatgATTGTTCTAAAATTCTTGAAGATTATGATTGTGGTTGTGGCGGTGGGCCTAAACAAAAGTAA
- the NDAI0D00600 gene encoding uncharacterized protein, with protein sequence MTKLVEQVQSHHNCWLHVIWFQKLGLNGLKMTRKKFFQILKHCYDIGFRTFDTADVYSNGESERLLGEFLKEFNIKKGNSGYLLTKTYFPMDETLVLAMVEAPQSESGVLDLVNQQGLSRKHILQAVKNSVERLGTYIDVLQIHRFDSTTPIKGTMKALNDVVENGDVRYIGASSMLPTQFVEMQAVADKYDWFQFVNVQSQYNLLYRKDERDCKKHNIALTPWSPNYQSLLTISVGVESIRSKTDKSSLIEICKIWMLQHKEIINRVEDLSKKKGAPMATIPTAWVMAMVCQSIVGRSSVKRVDEAREALKIKFTEEELAYLEKTL encoded by the coding sequence ATGACTAAATTAGTCGAACAAGTTCAATCTCACCATAATTGTTGGTTGCATGTCATATGGTTCCAAAAACTTGGTCTGAATGGGTTGAAGATGACAAGGAAAAAgtttttccaaatcttAAAACATTGTTACGATATTGGATTCCGTACTTTCGATACCGCTGATGTCTATTCCAATGGTGAAAGTGAAAGATTGTTAGGtgaatttttaaaagaattcaatattaaaaagGGAAACAGTGGTTATTTGCTAACGAAGACGTATTTCCCGATGGATGAAACATTAGTTTTAGCCATGGTTGAAGCTCCACAATCGGAGAGTGGTGTTTTGGACCTGGTTAATCAACAAGGTCTATCTCGTaaacatattttacaaGCTGTTAAAAACTCAGTGGAAAGATTAGGCACTTATATTGATGTTTTACAAATTCATAGATTTGATTCAACTACACCAATTAAGGGAACTATGAAGGCATTGAATGACGTTGTCGAAAATGGCGATGTTAGATATATCGGTGCTTCTTCCATGTTACCAACTCAATTTGTTGAAATGCAAGCAGTAGCTGATAAGTATGATTGGTTCCAATTTGTCAACGTTCAATCTCAATATAATTTGTTATACAGAAAGGACGAACGTGATTGTAAGAAACATAACATTGCATTAACTCCATGGTCACCAAATTATCAAAGTTTGTTAACCATATCAGTCGGTGTTGAATCCATTAGATCTAAGACAGATAAGTCATCCTTGATTGAAATCTGCAAAATTTGGATGCTGCAACATAAGGAAATCATTAATCGTGTTGAAGACTTGTCGAAAAAGAAAGGTGCACCAATGGCTACCATTCCTACCGCATGGGTTATGGCGATGGTTTGTCAGTCTATTGTTGGGAGGTCTTCGGTTAAAAGGGTTGACGAAGCAAGGGAGGCTTTAAAGATCAAGTTTACTGAAGAGGAGTTGGCTTATTTAGAAAAAACCTTATAA
- the NDAI0D00660 gene encoding uncharacterized protein (Ty-like retrotransposon): MYEQSTPKNVPFMHAPYPYHYYGMPPPQGYYYPYPAMNHNMAPPSHMSAPPSPHVYSQPMYNNHLPIPQTFSQPPLQPIVNHYRDVPHALNPQNPSPLYPISSTGEFSNWIRTLMDHLKSAQYGDLIPNKHGVAARTPSHWEELGLQWLFSTYVKKDFYPKWVKQAQEASVPLFTILQRAMTLAMQATDITIIMRKLRDLHFEGKEPAFIFNANVQSIISQIDTKELTQYEPLIKDCILNALAGPYSTINKEFRTSQSPYSISDIYTRISAEYDYITTTQSARPKCSYCHIVGHTRDQCFKAVAPSTTNPIPKPKSNTRTTRSSPTHRKQSAKSSKITNNITVDRTTEHDHYWT; the protein is encoded by the coding sequence ATGTATGAACAATCCACTCCAAAAAACGTTCCATTCATGCATGCACCATATCCATATCACTACTATGGGATGCCCCCACCACAAGGCTATTATTACCCATATCCTGCCATGAACCATAATATGGCACCCCCTTCCCACATGTCGGCACCACCTTCGCCACATGTGTATTCACAACCAATGTATAATAATCATTTGCCAATTCCACAAACATTTTCCCAGCCGCCATTGCAACCTATTGTCAATCACTATAGGGATGTTCCTCATGCATTAAATCCTCAAAATCCATCACCGCTTTACCCTATTTCAAGTACCGGtgaattttccaattggATTAGGACTCTGATGGACCATCTCAAATCAGCTCAATATGGTGATCTAATTCCAAATAAACATGGCGTAGCTGCAAGAACACCTTCTCACTGGGAAGAACTTGGCCTCCAGTGGTTATTTTCCACTTACGTTAAAAAGGATTTTTATCCTAAATGGGTCAAACAGGCCCAAGAGGCCTCTGTACCTCTATTTACTATATTGCAAAGAGCTATGACCTTAGCCATGCAAGCCACTGATATCACTATTATCATGCGGAAACTACGTGACCTTCATTTCGAAGGCAAAGAACCCGCCTTTATCTTTAACGCTAATGTGCAATCTATCATTTCACAGATTGACACAAAGGAACTTACTCAATATGAACCATTAATCAAAGACTGCATTTTAAATGCTCTTGCCGGTCCATACTCCACTATCAATAAGGAATTTCGCACATCGCAAAGTCCGTACTCTATTTCGGACATATACACTCGTATCTCCGCCGAATACGATTACATTACCACTACTCAATCAGCACGACCCAAGTGCTCTTACTGCCACATAGTGGGCCATACTCGCGATCAATGCTTTAAGGCAGTAGCTCCATCTACTACCAATCCAATTCCCAAACCGAAGTCTAACACTAGAACGACTAGGTCATCCCCAACTCACAGAAAACAGTCAGCCAAATCTTCCAAAATtaccaataatataacaGTCGATCGAACAACTGAACACGATCACTATTGGACTTAG
- the STE18 gene encoding Ste18p (similar to Saccharomyces cerevisiae STE18 (YJR086W); ancestral locus Anc_7.455), translated as MSNLQEQQPFSQQKQQLNLKIKNIKLKRINELNNKLRNELSRERITASNACLTIINYTNNTKDYTLPDIWGYPPPGSNHFRNNLKRSIQRPTTSSNSAGCCTIM; from the coding sequence ATGTCAAACCTTCAAGAGCAACAACCATTTTCGCAACAAAAGcaacaattaaatttaaagattaaaaatataaaattgaaaagaatcaatgaattaaacaataaatTGAGAAACGAATTGAGTCGTGAAAGAATTACTGCATCAAATGCATGCTTAACAATTATAAATTatacaaataatacaaaagaTTATACTTTGCCTGATATTTGGGGATATCCACCACCTGGTTCCAACCATTTtagaaataatttaaaaCGATCCATACAAAGACCAACtacttcttcaaattctgCCGGATGTTGTACCATTATGTGA
- the SEC13 gene encoding GTPase-activating protein SEC13 (similar to Saccharomyces cerevisiae SEC13 (YLR208W); ancestral locus Anc_7.338) gives MVAITNAHNELIHDAVLDYYGKRLATCSSDKTIKIFEVEGENYKLIDTLIGHEGPVWRVDWAHPKFGTILASCSYDGKVLIWKEENGRWSQIASHAVHSASVNSIQWAPHEYGAVLLAAASDGKVSVVEFKENGTLSPIIIDAHAIGVNSASWAPATIIQGNNGGDGKNVDELRRFVTGGADNLVKVWKYNKENSTYILDDTLEGHSDWVRDVAWSPSVLLRSYLASVSQDRSCIIWTQEDNEGPWKKTELQQEKFPDVLWRASWSLSGNILALSGGDNKVTLWKENLEGNWESAGEVEQ, from the coding sequence atggtgGCTATAACGAATGCACACAACGAATTGATCCATGATGCTGTCCTAGATTACTACGGTAAGCGTCTAGCGACTTGTTCCTCAGATAAaacaatcaaaattttcGAAGTAGAAGGTGAAAATTATAAACTCATTGATACTTTAATTGGTCATGAGGGACCAGTTTGGAGAGTTGATTGGGCTCATCCAAAATTCGGTACTATCTTAGCTTCATGTTCATACGATGGGAAAGTACTCATCTGGAAAGAGGAAAATGGTAGATGGTCACAAATTGCATCTCATGCGGTCCATTCAGCTTCTGTCAATTCTATTCAATGGGCTCCTCATGAATATGGTGCTGTTCTTTTGGCGGCAGCTTCTGATGGGAAAGTCTCCGTAGTGgaattcaaagaaaatggCACTTTATCACCAATTATTATCGATGCACATGCTATTGGTGTAAATTCCGCATCTTGGGCTCCAGCTACCATTATTCAAGGAAATAATGGAGGAGATGGTAAAAATGTAGATGAATTACGAAGATTTGTCACTGGTGGTGCTGATAATTTAGTTAAAGTTtggaaatataataaagaaaatagtACATACATATTGGATGACACTTTAGAAGGTCATTCTGATTGGGTTAGAGATGTTGCATGGTCTCCAAGTGTTTTATTACGTTCTTATTTAGCAAGTGTTTCTCAAGATAGAAGTTGTATTATTTGGACtcaagaagataatgaaggTCCATGGAAGAAAACTGaattacaacaagaaaaattccCAGACGTCTTATGGAGAGCAAGTTGGTCTTTATCTGGTAATATTTTAGCTCTTTCTGGTGGTGATAATAAAGTTACTCTATGGAAGGAAAATCTTGAAGGTAACTGGGAATCAGCTGGAGAAGTTGAACAAtga
- the CLB4 gene encoding B-type cyclin CLB4 (similar to Saccharomyces cerevisiae CLB3 (YDL155W) and CLB4 (YLR210W); ancestral locus Anc_7.332) codes for MFDIREDENYDPAFRFNTFKKSANSSQQHIRNNRSALGDVTSQVANRQQRNTTDGKRNNYHNLKNGNPHYSKFASKYINQYYENKEPAAINDNNIRTTNKVNIQSTTKLDNNNVNTTKQQNSEIDRTDDNKSDDIIPLLPIYNEEITRALQIAYSAYYNDLPDNTDADTYDIAMVTENSNDIFTYMRDLELNLRPNPHYMDVQPHLKWSYRATLIDWIVEVHLKFQLLPETLFLTINLIDRFLSKKLVTLNKFQLVGASALFIAAKYEEINCPTLKDMIYILDNLYTREELLEAEKFMIDSLEFEIGWPGPMSFLRRISKADEYEYNTRTLAKYLLETTIMDPKLCSSPTSWLASGAYYLSKIILGDNDWSLKHVYYSGYTQDQLIPLVSLIIDNCRIPNINHPAIWEKYSSRRYHRSSQTVIKWIKAADEKVNS; via the coding sequence ATGTTCGATATACgagaagatgaaaattaTGACCCTGCATTCAGGTTCAATACTTTTAAAAAAAGTGCAAATTCATCTCAACAACATATACGAAACAATAGATCTGCCTTAGGAGATGTCACTTCCCAAGTAGCTAACAGACAACAACGGAACACCACTGACGGTAAACGCAATAATTACcacaatttgaaaaatggtaatCCTCATTATAGCAAGTTTGCTTCCAAATATATCAATcaatattatgaaaataaagaacCGGCCGccattaatgataataatattcgaACAACTAATAAAGTTAATATACAATCAACAACCAAATTGGATAACAACAATGTTAACACaacaaaacaacaaaattcTGAAATTGACAGAACAGATGATAACAAAAGTGATGACATAATACCTCTACTGCCGatatataatgaagaaattacgAGGGCACTACAAATTGCATATTCAGCATATTATAATGATTTGCCTGATAATACAGATGCGGACACATATGACATTGCCATGGTAACTGAAAACTCCAATGACATTTTCACATATATGAGAGATTTAGAGTTGAACTTGAGACCAAATCCACATTATATGGATGTACAACCTCATTTAAAGTGGTCCTATAGAGCCACTTTAATTGATTGGATTGTCGAGGTACATTTAAAGTTTCAACTATTACCTGaaactttatttttgaCGATAAATTTGATCGATAGATTCCTTTCTAAAAAATTGGTTacattaaataaattcCAATTAGTTGGAGCTTCTGCTTTATTTATAGCAGCAAAATACGAAGAAATTAATTGTCCAACTTTAAAAGATATGATTTATATTCTCGATAACCTGTACACAAGAGAAGAACTTTTAGAAGCagaaaaatttatgattgattcattagaatttgaaattggatGGCCTGGACCCATGTCTTTCCTACGAAGAATTAGTAAAGCTGATGAATACGAGTACAATACAAGAACTTTAGCAAAATATCTACtagaaacaacaataatggATCCAAAATTATGTTCATCTCCAACAAGTTGGTTAGCATCAGGTGCATATTATTTAAGTAAAATCATTCTAGGTGATAATGATTGGTCTTTAAAACATGTTTACTATTCAGGATACACCCAGGATCAATTGATACCGTTGGTAAGTttaattattgataattgtAGAATCCCGAATATTAATCATCCAGCTATTTGGGAGAAATATTCTAGTCGTCGTTATCATCGATCTTCTCAAACAGTAATTAAGTGGATCAAAGCTGCAGATGAAAAAGTTAATAGTtaa
- the PNP1 gene encoding purine-nucleoside phosphorylase (similar to Saccharomyces cerevisiae PNP1 (YLR209C); ancestral locus Anc_7.337) has translation MTSFNIDYQRDLIQQAANYLTTAVASHATNFLESFEYPRTLIICGSGLGGISNRLSTLSPPPLIIPYSEIPRVKKSTVPGHSGTLIFGKMNGSPVVLMNGRLHTYEGNSIWETVFPIRALHSMPKNAIKNLIVTNAAGGLNPEFKACDLMCIYDHINLPGLSGLHPLKGPNFDEEGPRFLPLSDAYDLELRKLLFGKFKELGINERRKLFEGTYTFVSGPTFETRAESRFIRSMGGDAVGMSTVPEVIVARHCGWKVLALSLITNESVLDHPASALDENPVPLDAGIASHKEVLENGKAASSDVEILIEAIVGEL, from the coding sequence ATGACTTCCTTTAACATTGATTACCAAAGAGATCTTATTCAACAAGCCGCTAATTATTTGACCACTGCAGTAGCATCCCATGCCACAAATTTTCTCGAGTCCTTTGAATATCCAAGAACATTAATCATATGTGGATCTGGTCTTGGTGGTATCTCCAATAGATTGTCCACTTTATCACCTCCTCCTCTTATTATCCCATATTCAGAGATCCCTAGGGTTAAAAAAAGTACCGTACCTGGTCATTCAGGTACTTTAATCTTTGGTAAAATGAATGGATCCCCCGTTGTGTTAATGAATGGTAGACTACATACATACGAGGGTAATTCTATATGGGAGACTGTTTTTCCCATCAGAGCATTACACAGCATGCCCAAGAATGCGATAAAGAACTTAATCGTAACAAATGCTGCTGGTGGATTGAACCCTGAATTCAAAGCTTGTGATTTAATGTGTATTTACGATCATATTAATTTACCTGGGTTATCTGGATTACATCCTTTAAAGGGTccaaattttgatgaagaaggtCCCAGATTTTTACCCTTAAGCGATGCTTATGATTTAGAATTaaggaaattattatttgggAAGTTCAAAGAGTTAGGGATTAATGAAAGAAGGAAACTGTTCGAAGGGACCTATACTTTTGTATCTGGCCCCACTTTCGAGACGAGAGCAGAATCTCGATTTATTAGATCTATGGGTGGTGATGCTGTCGGGATGAGTACTGTTCCTGAAGTTATCGTTGCAAGACACTGTGGATGGAAAGTTTTAGCATTAAGCTTAATAACTAATGAAAGTGTCCTGGACCATCCGGCAAGTGCCTTAGATGAAAACCCTGTGCCTCTTGATGCAGGCATTGCATCACATAAGGAAGTATTAGAAAATGGTAAGGCAGCTTCAAGTGACGTGGAAATATTGATCGAAGCTATAGTTGGAGAATTATGA
- the HRD3 gene encoding ubiquitin ligase complex subunit HRD3 (similar to Saccharomyces cerevisiae HRD3 (YLR207W); ancestral locus Anc_7.339), translated as MRKPIISVTNCYTCILIFVLILVPFLSFTAAAQEEVQQQQQYEEQLVGQQLEDPWNYEIQSLIEQLPPISDPLNPSLSSSSSNNTLSRRDNLYDKSFYLPMDYSIENEEIISNQFWSKNITNLQSKLYDSLLISSENFNNVQSTYLLSQIHLYGKFGFPQNKSEAHKTLLKFNQLTNFNNHTALFDLAMMYSTGLFGTIPIDISKSLIYFQKSASLGNLMAKQVMAYKYYMGLNVPRDFNKALLLYNEISTTLRTISPTSYFKFLHWDINFPDLETFQVRILDFNKKNFGLLGKGLSSVASSITRRKAIRPDITSSVLTQMNPGGQIVLQFGLGADINSFSLSENDDRNEDDVYDEDQLVDLFYTAWDLYKGTYTQLRDVPQAKRILEKIIKDYENDVDFMDNLQRFFFSKSLDLLGHIYFMGEHIETPPNEDPKPDLNIAIHYLERAVKVLETSTVVKSRANVDLALICHYAENNIPKALGFYNKMVDSRYNNGNIDYQLSKLAKEHPDLKNLGDPMVHLQNAFMKRYPPAVYDYAKMLESGVNGKYNVEETTYIYKAFAEEMEPIMAPHLQNAFRQLLLGNIEIALWEYSKAAEQGYETAQVSAASLMYQTPFKFEPNPTTTPERKNMAITYFSRAFKQNNVDAGVVAGDIYYDMGQFDKAISIYQSAALKMSPQAVWDLGYMYEHGLGVPKDIHLAKRYYDQILEINHKLFIASKLSVWKLQFNIWIDWLKETKIYKLFIKLILNRIKLRTTNIPFVDMMNPIIPIKQSHMVHNYTNKLKSFIFQETKYLTTSVNVNSNTTIISRPPRKIIVQPGLESLRGINGEQHADDESFFSSLGLNTEDLLTMGLILFMFLMTIVLRIVGPRQDWNIGINGIPIQRDQDDREGQDGGNAGAPRGAGGIFGNLDIQVVAI; from the coding sequence ATGAGAAAACCTATAATATCCGTTACAAATTGCTATACTTGCATACTCATATTTGTACTTATACTCGTAccatttttatcatttacAGCCGCCGCTCAAGAGGAAgtacaacaacaacaacaatacgAAGAACAACTCGTAGGGCAACAACTCGAAGATCCTTGGAATTATGAAATTCAATCACTCATAGAACAACTACCTCCCATATCGGATCCTTTAAACCCTTCcttatcttcatcatcctcaAACAATACATTAAGTCGTCGTGATAATCTTTATGATAAAAGCTTTTATTTACCAATGGATTAttccattgaaaatgaagaaataatttcaaaccAATTTTGGTCCAAAAATATAACAAATTTACAATCCAAATTATATGATTCCTTATTGATTTCTagtgaaaatttcaataacgTTCAATCGACATACCTTTTATCacaaattcatctttatgGTAAATTTGGATTCCCACAAAATAAATCAGAAGCGCACAAaacattattaaaatttaacCAACTAactaatttcaataatcaTACTgcattatttgatttagCAATGATGTATTCCACTGGACTTTTTGGTACCATACCAATAGacatttcaaaatcattaatttatttccaaaaatcAGCAAGTTTAGGAAACCTAATGGCAAAACAAGTAATGGCATATAAATATTACATGGGTTTAAACGTACCAAGAGATTTTAATAAagctttattattatataatgaaatttccACCACGTTAAGAACCATCTCTCCCACatcatatttcaaatttttacaTTGGGATATTAATTTCCCAGATTTAGAAACTTTCCAAGTTAGAATACTTGAttttaataagaaaaatttcGGTCTCTTGGGGAAAGGTTTAAGTTCAGTGGCAAGTTCCATTACAAGAAGAAAGGCAATTAGACCAGATATTACATCTTCTGTTTTGACTCAAATGAATCCCGGTGGACAGATCGTTTTACAATTTGGTCTTGGTGCTGATATTAATTCATTCTCACTTtcagaaaatgatgatcGGAATGAGGATGATGTTTATGATGAAGACCAATTAGTTGATCTCTTTTATACAGCATGGGATCTTTATAAGGGAACGTATACTCAATTACGTGATGTTCCACAAGCTAAAAgaattcttgaaaaaattatcaaagattatgaaaatgatgttGATTTTATGGATAATTTACAAcgatttttcttttcaaaatctttagatttattaggtcatatttattttatggGTGAACATATTGAAACACCACCAAATGAAGATCCAAAACCTGACTTAAATATTGCAATCCATTATCTTGAAAGAGCTGTTAAAGTGTTAGAGACATCTACCGTAGTGAAAAGTCGTGCTAATGTGGATTTAGCTTTAATTTGTCATTATgcagaaaataatattccaaagGCATTAGGATTCTATAATAAAATGGTTGACAGTCgttataataatggtaacattgattatcaattatcaaaattagCTAAAGAACATCCAGATCTCAAAAATCTAGGTGATCCAATGGTACATTTACAAAATGCATTTATGAAAAGGTATCCCCCTGCTGTCTATGATTATGCAAAGATGCTTGAGAGTGGAGTCAATGGTAAATACAACGTTGAAGAAACAACATATATTTACAAGGCATTTGCGGAAGAAATGGAACCTATAATGGCACCACATTTACAAAATGCATTCCgtcaattattattaggtAACATTGAAATTGCATTATGGGAATATTCAAAAGCTGCTGAACAAGGTTATGAAACTGCTCAAGTTTCTGCTGCTTCGTTAATGTATCAAACACCATTTAAATTTGAACCTAATCCAACTACCACTCctgaaaggaaaaatatggctataacatatttttcaagagcatttaaacaaaataatgttGATGCTGGGGTTGTGGCAGGTGATATTTATTATGATATGGGTCAATTTGATAAAGCTATAAGTATTTATCAAAGTGCTGCTTTGAAAATGTCACCACAAGCAGTTTGGGATCTTGGTTATATGTATGAACATGGGTTGGGTGTTCCAAAGGATATTCATTTAGCTAAAAGATATTATGAtcaaattttggaaattaatCATAAATTGTTTATTGCGTCCAAATTAAGTGTTTGGAAATTACAATTTAATATATGGATTGATTGGTTAAAAGAAACCAAGATTTATAAacttttcattaaattgaTTCTCAATCGTATCAAACTCAGAACTACTAATATACCATTTGTGGACATGATGAATCCCATAATACCAATTAAACAAAGCCACATGGTTCACAATTAtacaaataaattaaaatcatttatttttcagGAGACGAAATATCTAACAACTTCTGTCAATGTCAACTCTAATACAACGATTATTTCAAGACCTCCAAGGAAAATTATTGTTCAACCAGGATTAGAAAGTTTACGTGGGATCAACGGAGAACAACATgcagatgatgaatcatttttcaGTTCACTTGGATTAAATAcagaagatttattaacCATGggattaatattatttatgtTCTTAATGACTATAGTATTAAGAATAGTTGGACCCAGACAAGATTGGAATATTGGGATTAATGGTATTCCAATACAAAGAGATCAAGATGATAGAGAGGGTCAAGATGGTGGAAATGCGGGTGCACCTAGAGGTGCGGGAGGTATCTTCGGCAACTTAGATATTCAAGTTGTAgcaatataa